ATCTCGAGCTCGTCTGCCGAAGCGTTGACCGGCCCCGGAGCGATCGAGACCGAACCTGTTTCGAGCCGGATATCGACGTGGAGCATCGCGATCGCATCGACGACAGGATCGTCGAGCACGCCTTCGTCGATCATCGGCTGCGCGCCGCCCGGCCCTTCTTCCGCCGGCTGGAACAACAAGACGACGCTGCCCGCGAGCGTCTCGCGCTGCGCGGCCAGCACGTGGGCGGCCCCCAGCAGCATCGCCGTATGGGCGTCGTGGCCGCAGGCGTGCATCACGCCGGCGACGCCGGAGGCAAAGGCTAGCCCCGTACGCTCCTGCACCGGCAACGCATCCATGTCTGCACGCAGCGCGGCCACACGGCCCGGCTTGCCCCCACGAAGAACGCCTACCACGCCGGTACCCGCGACCCGCCGATGGGGAATGGCCAGACGATCGAGCTCCTCCTCGACGAGCGCCGCGGTCGCGTGCTCTTCGAAACCAAGCTCCGGCGTGCGATGGATCGCGCGTCGTAGCTCGATCGTGCGGGCGACGATGAAGTCGTTGGGTTGAACAGCCATCGATCCAGCCTTCCGGCGCCGACGTTTCTCGCACCTCTTCAAAGGCACTTTCGCTCGCCGTTGCAGAAGAGCATCGGGTGCTCCCCCCGGACCTCGCGCTCGCGCTGCTCATCAATCGGACCGCCGATGCGTACGGTACCAATCCGCCCGCCTACATCGTCTACCGCGAGAGTACGCGGGTCGTCGCTCCGACCCTCGGGCGTACGCAGGAGATCGACCGCCGCGTCATCGCCCGCAACGCCGACGACGCGGCCGTCATGAACGATATTCCGGGCGGCGCGCGGCGTATCGGCCAAGCGTTTCCGATCATTCCGTACTTCGATCCGTTCTCGCAGTTCTATTTCAGCTACTACGCAAACCTCAAACGGGTCGACATCACGCTGCAGCGCGGAACGCCGATGCAGCTTTCGCCGCCGCCGCCGAATCCAGGCGTGGACGTCGTCTTTCCGTACGTATCGTTCTGGAGCGTGTCGTACGCCGCAGACTCAACTCCGGACCGACTGCATTTTTCGATCGTCCCGACCCCGCGCGGCGGCGAGGGGATGTACCCGAGCGACGTCGTCGAGGATCCGCAGACGCATCTGCCGTCGCACATCGTGCTGCGCGACAGCGCGAGCGACATGACGATCGCGATGGATTACTCCATCGTCGACGGGCACTGGATGATCACGCACGGCACTTTCACTGCTACCGAGCACGCGCTCTTTTTGACGTTCGTCGTCACGGCAGACGTGACGTACGACGCGTTCTCGTTTCCGTCATCGCCGCCGGCGGAGGCAGCGGTTCTTCCACCGCCCACGCCGTCGCCTGCGTCCTCCCCTTAAGGAACGCGAAAGAGCGGCAGCATCGGCCATACGCCGGCCGCTCCAGCCTGGCGCAGATACGTGTGGATCCCGAAGGCATCTTCCACCGTTCGCAGCAGCGAATAGTGGCTGTACGGCGTGTTGTCGACCACGTGCCGAGGCCCGTGATTGGTTATGACGACGGTTGCGATATGTCCGCCGCCGCGGTTCGCGGGGTCGTGGGGATTATTTCCGCAGCATCCGACGTAATCGAGAACCGGGAAGTGCCCGTCTTCGTCAAACGTGATCACGATTGCCGCGTTCGACTTCGCTCGCCACACGGGCGAGGCCATGATCCGTTGCGTGATGGCCGCGATATTCTGATCACCGCGCCAGATCAGCTTTCCCAGGTGGCTGTACTGGCAGTTCTGCGGCGTTCCCGGTTCGTCGGCTCCGTGCATCTCGTTGCAAAGGTTCGGGATGATCAACGAAAAGTTCGGGACCTTGCCGCTGCGCAGGTCGGCGTAGAGCTGGGCGAAGTCGACGAGGTGTTGCGCGCGATGCGGATCGCGCTGCACCGATGCGAAGTTGATGAACCCCGAATG
This DNA window, taken from Candidatus Dormiibacterota bacterium, encodes the following:
- a CDS encoding alkaline phosphatase family protein; the encoded protein is MKNVAVLALLVAVFSAGLGVAASRASSVPTRRDLAVPRYAHIFVIIEENKDYGQVVGSSDAPTITRLAHEYGNATDFYAETHPSEPNYVAFIGGYTYGIRDDDGYFCTPHDANPACPDSNKPGYVNHTIDAPNLATQLESAGLSWKNYNESLPHAGSLAVVAADPHARGVPPTLQVYAAKHSGFINFASVQRDPHRAQHLVDFAQLYADLRSGKVPNFSLIIPNLCNEMHGADEPGTPQNCQYSHLGKLIWRGDQNIAAITQRIMASPVWRAKSNAAIVITFDEDGHFPVLDYVGCCGNNPHDPANRGGGHIATVVITNHGPRHVVDNTPYSHYSLLRTVEDAFGIHTYLRQAGAAGVWPMLPLFRVP